A part of Streptococcus porcinus genomic DNA contains:
- a CDS encoding PTS sugar transporter subunit IIA yields the protein MEFQKELIKLNQSFHSYEEAIRYCGQLLYQNGYVEEGYIQSMLDRNQELSVYMGNFIAIPHGTDAAKTNVKKSGLTVVQVPDGVNFGTQENPQIVTVLFGIAGIGDEHLQLIQKISIFCADVNNVVKLADAKTEEEIIILLNSVD from the coding sequence ATGGAATTTCAAAAAGAACTCATAAAACTTAACCAATCTTTTCATAGTTATGAAGAGGCTATTCGTTATTGTGGTCAGCTACTTTACCAAAATGGTTATGTTGAAGAGGGCTATATTCAATCGATGCTTGATCGTAACCAAGAATTATCTGTCTATATGGGAAACTTTATTGCTATTCCTCATGGAACAGATGCAGCTAAAACAAACGTTAAAAAATCAGGTTTAACAGTAGTACAAGTCCCAGATGGTGTTAACTTTGGAACGCAAGAGAATCCTCAAATAGTTACGGTCCTATTTGGAATTGCGGGTATTGGTGATGAACATTTGCAATTAATCCAAAAAATTTCAATCTTCTGTGCTGATGTTAATAATGTTGTTAAATTAGCTGATGCTAAAACAGAAGAAGAAATCATTATTTTATTAAATTCAGTAGACTAA
- a CDS encoding amino acid ABC transporter substrate-binding protein, giving the protein MKKLAMILMTVVVTTCLVACGKPQATKGDSWKTYKKEKTITLGFDNTFVPMGYKDESGKNTGFDIELAKAVFAEYGITVKFQAINWDLKETELKNGKIDMIWNGYSMTKERLAKVAFSNPYMKNEQILVSKNATHINSFSDMKGKTLGAQSASSGYDAFTRYPKILKNNVKGQDATQYETFTQGFIDLKNDRIDALLIDKVYANYYLKQEGELEKYHITKSEYAGENFAVGVRKEDKTLVKMINKGFKTLYKNGKFQEISKKWFGEDVATDQVK; this is encoded by the coding sequence ATGAAAAAACTAGCTATGATCTTAATGACAGTAGTAGTCACTACGTGTTTAGTTGCTTGTGGCAAACCTCAAGCCACTAAAGGTGATTCGTGGAAGACTTATAAAAAAGAAAAAACAATCACTCTAGGCTTTGATAACACCTTTGTCCCAATGGGCTATAAGGATGAATCGGGTAAAAATACTGGTTTCGATATTGAATTAGCTAAAGCAGTTTTTGCAGAGTATGGGATTACTGTTAAATTTCAAGCCATTAATTGGGATTTAAAAGAGACAGAGCTTAAAAACGGTAAGATTGATATGATTTGGAATGGTTATTCCATGACTAAAGAACGCCTAGCTAAAGTTGCTTTTTCAAATCCTTATATGAAAAATGAACAAATTCTTGTATCGAAAAATGCTACCCATATCAACAGTTTTTCAGATATGAAAGGGAAAACTTTAGGTGCTCAATCGGCTTCTTCTGGCTATGATGCTTTTACTCGTTACCCTAAAATTTTAAAGAATAATGTTAAAGGTCAAGATGCTACTCAGTACGAAACCTTCACACAAGGTTTTATTGATTTAAAAAATGATCGGATAGATGCTTTACTGATTGATAAAGTTTATGCTAACTATTATCTTAAGCAAGAAGGCGAGTTAGAGAAATACCATATTACGAAAAGCGAATATGCAGGGGAAAACTTTGCTGTTGGTGTTCGAAAAGAGGATAAAACCTTAGTCAAAATGATTAATAAAGGATTTAAAACTCTTTACAAAAATGGAAAATTTCAAGAGATTTCGAAAAAATGGTTCGGTGAGGATGTAGCTACCGATCAAGTAAAATAG
- the glmS gene encoding glutamine--fructose-6-phosphate transaminase (isomerizing), translating into MCGIVGVVGNRNATDILMQGLEKLEYRGYDSAGIFVANGKNSSLVKSVGRIADLRAKIGIDVAGSTGIGHTRWATHGQATVENAHPHTSATERFVLVHNGVIENYLQMKEEFLANHNFKGQTDTEIAVHLIGKFVEEDRLTVLEAFKKALSIIEGSYAFALIDREDADTIYVAKNKSPLLIGLGEGYNMVCSDAMAMIRETSEFMEIHDKELVILTKDSVKVLDYEGNVLERESYTAELDLSDIGKGTYPFYMLKEIDEQPTVMRKLISTYASEDGKMAIDPAIVKSVQDADRIYILAAGTSYNAGFAAKSMIEQLTDTPVELGVASEWGYNMPLLSQKPMFILLSQSGETADSRQVLVKANQMGIPSLTVTNVPGSTLSREATYTMLLHAGPEIAVASTKAYTAQVAALAFLSKAVGEANGKKEAIEFDLVHELSLVAQSIEATLSEKDLIAEKVEKLLATTRNAFYIGRGNDYYVAMEASLKLKEISYIQCEGFAAGELKHGTISLIEDQTPVIGLISSSELVAAHTRGNIQEVAARGASVLTVVEEGLEREGDDIIVNKVHPYLATIGMVIPTQLIAYYASLQRGLDVDKPRNLAKAVTVE; encoded by the coding sequence ATGTGTGGAATCGTTGGAGTAGTAGGGAATCGTAATGCAACAGATATTTTGATGCAAGGATTGGAAAAGTTGGAATATCGTGGCTACGACTCAGCTGGTATTTTTGTGGCAAACGGAAAGAATTCAAGTTTGGTTAAATCTGTTGGTCGTATTGCTGACTTACGAGCAAAAATCGGGATTGATGTAGCTGGTAGCACAGGAATTGGTCATACACGTTGGGCAACTCACGGACAAGCAACTGTTGAGAATGCTCACCCTCATACTTCAGCTACAGAGCGTTTTGTTTTAGTTCACAATGGTGTTATCGAAAACTATCTCCAAATGAAAGAAGAGTTTTTGGCTAATCACAACTTTAAGGGGCAAACAGATACAGAAATTGCTGTTCATCTAATTGGAAAATTTGTGGAAGAAGATAGACTCACAGTATTGGAAGCCTTTAAAAAAGCACTGTCAATTATTGAAGGCTCATATGCCTTTGCATTAATTGATAGAGAAGATGCAGATACCATTTATGTAGCAAAGAATAAATCTCCTTTACTAATTGGTCTTGGTGAAGGGTATAATATGGTTTGCTCAGATGCGATGGCTATGATCCGTGAAACAAGTGAGTTTATGGAAATCCATGACAAAGAGCTTGTTATCTTAACAAAAGACTCTGTTAAAGTTCTTGATTATGAGGGTAATGTCCTTGAACGTGAGTCCTATACTGCTGAACTAGATTTATCTGATATTGGTAAAGGAACTTATCCTTTCTATATGCTAAAAGAAATTGATGAGCAGCCAACTGTAATGCGTAAATTAATTTCAACTTATGCAAGCGAAGATGGCAAAATGGCTATTGATCCAGCAATCGTAAAATCGGTACAAGATGCTGATCGTATCTATATTCTTGCAGCAGGGACATCATATAATGCTGGTTTTGCCGCTAAATCAATGATAGAGCAGCTCACAGATACCCCAGTTGAATTAGGGGTTGCTTCTGAGTGGGGCTACAACATGCCTTTACTAAGTCAAAAACCAATGTTTATTTTGTTGAGTCAATCTGGTGAAACTGCGGATAGTCGCCAAGTATTAGTAAAAGCTAACCAAATGGGAATTCCAAGTTTAACTGTGACAAATGTTCCTGGTTCAACCTTATCTCGTGAGGCAACTTACACTATGCTCTTACATGCAGGTCCAGAAATAGCAGTGGCCTCAACTAAAGCTTATACTGCACAAGTAGCTGCCTTAGCATTCTTATCGAAAGCTGTTGGTGAGGCAAATGGTAAGAAGGAAGCTATTGAGTTTGATTTAGTTCATGAGTTGTCACTTGTTGCCCAATCAATAGAAGCAACCCTATCAGAAAAAGACTTGATTGCTGAAAAAGTTGAAAAATTATTAGCGACAACACGTAATGCTTTCTATATCGGTCGAGGTAATGATTATTATGTTGCCATGGAAGCATCCCTTAAATTAAAAGAAATTTCCTACATCCAATGTGAAGGTTTTGCTGCTGGTGAATTAAAACATGGTACAATCTCACTTATTGAAGATCAGACACCAGTTATTGGACTGATTTCATCTAGTGAACTGGTTGCTGCACATACGCGTGGAAATATCCAGGAAGTTGCAGCACGTGGCGCAAGTGTTTTGACAGTTGTTGAAGAAGGACTTGAACGTGAAGGTGATGATATCATCGTTAACAAAGTTCATCCATATCTTGCAACAATCGGAATGGTTATTCCAACACAATTAATTGCCTACTATGCTTCACTACAACGTGGTCTGGATGTTGATAAACCACGTAACTTAGCCAAAGCTGTAACAGTAGAATAA
- a CDS encoding zinc ribbon domain-containing protein YjdM, whose product MSLPNCLQCQSEYVYEDGLMLICPMCSFEWPADQTTLLEEADTLKVLDSNGTQLHDGDSVTVIKDLKVKGAPKDIKQGTRVKNIRLVEGDHNIDCKIDGFGAMKLKSEFVKKL is encoded by the coding sequence ATGTCACTACCAAATTGTTTACAATGTCAATCCGAGTATGTTTATGAAGATGGTCTTATGCTCATTTGCCCCATGTGTAGTTTTGAATGGCCAGCAGATCAAACAACTCTCTTAGAAGAAGCGGATACTTTAAAAGTTCTTGATAGTAATGGGACGCAGTTACATGATGGGGATAGTGTTACAGTCATTAAGGACCTTAAAGTAAAAGGTGCACCTAAGGATATTAAACAAGGCACGCGTGTCAAAAATATCCGTTTAGTTGAAGGTGACCATAATATTGACTGTAAAATAGATGGTTTCGGTGCTATGAAGTTGAAGTCAGAATTTGTAAAAAAATTGTAG
- a CDS encoding BglG family transcription antiterminator, whose protein sequence is MQLTRREEELLKAFLTYGKLSIDNMSDILKVSKRTVYRVLNELTDSLKPLQIVIHKDDQKYYLNGDLEQLQSFTSQELFTKCERLNLITYHLLINEQGVTNDYLQAILGVSNVTIIQDIALIEERLADFNIPINRQKGYQLGQIPISRRRFLAILLCNTINLSDFYQLQMGYYSLIPKETLARACQIFQSYQSELPEMDSKLFQFFVFLLALSNWDQIPQEKQQVSKLSLDFSKKVFADLSKELQTFYPLQEILYFARMLDQLVLKRQETPLFQENFDSEFFYNVTNLIDKVALYTKINFTKDPKLFKFLFNHIRLSLAVPLIFADSHTTDLAHQALSHSDYLHRLIKLLVMEIFPQFLRTESELELITLHFASSLRRSPQIYPIRLLLLTDERPLATELLITRLKNIAPFIESIQTKGTDKLLKSDFEVFDAVLSTKLLANNQVHLVSTFPNPNELVELEKFLNQVQVSRDFKPRDDIFLPSNFHFKDYFEASQFLLETFTVTYIYNSACFEQTIVEIIADIHQVKDKDYLAHKLIKRFHESPMAIPETNLALVHTQSSQVEHSTFMVFELNHPVKAKSMNGQDEVVNRILVMLTRLNESEEIRDLMTAISQSLIENHLYTEIYRKGNYDIIYQLLNQIFTEKIKKLEN, encoded by the coding sequence ATGCAACTAACAAGACGAGAAGAAGAACTTTTGAAAGCTTTCCTGACTTATGGAAAGCTTTCAATTGATAATATGAGTGATATTCTGAAGGTTTCAAAACGGACAGTCTATCGGGTTTTGAATGAACTAACTGATAGCTTGAAACCATTGCAAATTGTCATTCATAAAGATGATCAAAAATATTATCTAAATGGTGATTTGGAACAGTTACAGTCTTTTACTAGTCAGGAACTATTTACTAAATGTGAACGTTTAAATCTGATTACTTATCACTTATTGATCAATGAGCAAGGTGTGACAAATGACTATTTACAAGCTATTTTGGGGGTTAGTAATGTTACTATTATTCAAGATATTGCCTTGATTGAGGAGCGTTTGGCAGATTTTAATATTCCTATCAATCGTCAAAAGGGCTATCAGCTTGGACAAATCCCAATTTCAAGAAGACGATTTCTAGCCATACTTTTATGTAATACCATAAATCTATCTGATTTTTATCAGCTACAAATGGGTTACTATTCTCTTATTCCAAAGGAAACCTTAGCTAGAGCGTGTCAGATCTTTCAAAGCTATCAGTCTGAATTACCAGAGATGGATTCAAAGTTGTTCCAATTTTTTGTTTTTCTCTTAGCCTTAAGTAATTGGGATCAGATTCCTCAGGAAAAGCAACAGGTCAGTAAATTGTCCCTTGATTTTTCCAAAAAAGTTTTTGCAGACCTTTCCAAGGAACTACAAACTTTTTATCCCTTACAAGAAATTTTATATTTTGCTAGAATGCTTGATCAATTAGTGCTCAAGCGTCAAGAAACACCACTGTTTCAGGAAAATTTTGATAGTGAGTTTTTTTATAATGTAACGAATTTGATTGATAAAGTAGCGCTATACACTAAAATCAATTTTACAAAAGATCCCAAGCTATTTAAATTTTTATTTAACCACATTCGCCTTAGCTTAGCTGTACCTCTTATCTTCGCTGATAGTCATACCACTGATTTAGCTCATCAAGCTCTAAGTCATAGTGATTATCTCCATCGCCTGATTAAATTACTGGTCATGGAGATTTTTCCGCAATTCCTTCGAACTGAAAGTGAGTTGGAGCTGATCACCCTCCACTTTGCTTCCAGTTTGAGACGTAGTCCACAAATTTACCCGATCCGTTTATTGTTGTTGACTGATGAAAGGCCATTAGCAACCGAGCTATTAATTACTCGCTTGAAAAACATTGCTCCTTTTATTGAAAGTATTCAAACAAAAGGCACTGATAAGCTTTTAAAGAGTGATTTTGAGGTATTTGATGCGGTTTTATCGACAAAATTACTTGCCAATAACCAAGTTCATTTAGTTTCAACCTTTCCTAATCCAAATGAACTGGTTGAGTTAGAGAAGTTTTTAAATCAGGTACAAGTCAGTCGAGACTTTAAGCCAAGAGATGATATATTCTTACCGTCTAACTTTCATTTTAAAGATTATTTTGAAGCTAGTCAGTTTCTCTTAGAGACCTTTACAGTCACTTATATCTACAACAGCGCGTGCTTTGAACAAACAATTGTCGAAATCATTGCTGATATCCATCAGGTAAAGGATAAAGATTATCTAGCTCATAAACTTATTAAGCGATTTCATGAAAGTCCTATGGCAATTCCAGAGACCAATCTTGCTCTTGTTCATACACAGTCCAGTCAGGTGGAACATTCAACCTTTATGGTTTTTGAATTGAATCATCCCGTTAAGGCGAAGTCTATGAATGGGCAAGATGAAGTCGTCAATCGGATTTTAGTCATGCTAACGCGACTCAATGAAAGTGAAGAGATTAGAGACTTGATGACTGCCATAAGCCAATCCTTGATTGAAAATCATCTTTATACAGAAATATATCGTAAGGGAAATTATGACATTATTTATCAATTATTAAATCAAATTTTTACTGAAAAAATTAAAAAACTGGAGAATTAA
- a CDS encoding mannitol-1-phosphate 5-dehydrogenase: MKKAVHFGAGNIGRGFIGEILATNNFSIQFVDVNETIINALNDRHTYEIEIAEDGKRHITIENVAGINSRLNPEAVVEAIAEADIVTTAIGPNILPFIAELIAGGIQKRQSNGVQTPLDILACENMIDGSQFLLEEVKKYLSEETEVYLNSYIGFPNAAVDRIVPAQSHEDPLFVIVEPFNEWVVETSRMKNKDLRLIGVHYEEDLEPFIERKLFSVNTGHATSAYTGAHAGAKTILEALQLPEVKERLQAVLAEIRSLLVAKWNFDLAELEAYHDIIISRFENPYIVDDVVRVARTPIRKLGYDERFIRPIRELKERQLPYNQLLKTVAYVFNYKDANDEQSNQLQVMLSENNLEKVVADVTSLEDRDLIQEIVTSIKTTP; this comes from the coding sequence ATGAAAAAAGCAGTTCATTTTGGAGCAGGAAATATTGGTCGGGGTTTTATCGGAGAAATTTTAGCAACAAATAATTTCTCCATTCAATTCGTAGATGTTAATGAAACTATTATTAATGCTTTAAACGACAGACATACTTATGAGATTGAAATAGCAGAAGATGGTAAACGTCATATTACTATAGAAAATGTAGCTGGTATTAATAGTCGGTTAAATCCTGAGGCAGTTGTTGAGGCTATAGCTGAGGCTGATATTGTTACAACAGCTATTGGGCCTAATATCCTTCCGTTTATTGCAGAATTGATTGCTGGTGGTATCCAAAAACGTCAATCAAATGGTGTTCAAACCCCTCTTGATATATTAGCATGTGAAAACATGATTGATGGATCTCAGTTCTTACTTGAGGAAGTTAAAAAGTATCTATCGGAAGAGACAGAAGTTTATCTCAATTCCTATATAGGTTTTCCAAATGCAGCTGTTGATAGAATTGTTCCAGCTCAGTCACATGAAGATCCCTTATTTGTAATTGTTGAACCTTTTAATGAATGGGTGGTTGAAACAAGCCGAATGAAAAATAAAGATTTAAGGCTTATCGGTGTTCACTACGAGGAAGATTTAGAACCTTTTATTGAGCGTAAATTATTCTCGGTAAATACCGGCCATGCTACGTCAGCATATACAGGAGCACACGCAGGCGCTAAGACCATCTTAGAAGCTTTGCAATTACCAGAAGTAAAAGAAAGATTACAGGCTGTGCTAGCTGAAATTAGATCTTTACTGGTGGCTAAATGGAATTTTGATTTAGCAGAACTAGAGGCCTATCATGACATTATCATCAGTCGTTTTGAAAACCCTTATATTGTTGATGATGTGGTTCGGGTAGCTAGAACCCCTATTCGCAAACTTGGATATGACGAACGTTTTATCCGTCCTATTCGGGAACTTAAAGAGCGTCAGCTTCCCTATAATCAGCTTTTGAAAACAGTTGCCTATGTTTTTAACTATAAAGATGCGAATGATGAGCAAAGTAATCAACTTCAAGTTATGCTATCAGAAAATAATTTAGAAAAGGTTGTAGCAGACGTGACTTCACTTGAAGATCGTGACCTTATTCAAGAAATTGTTACAAGTATTAAGACAACTCCTTAG
- a CDS encoding CAMP factor family pore-forming toxin (The term CAMP (Christie, Atkins, Munch-Petersen) factor is used for toxins encoded in group A and B Streptococcus, but expressed well enough to give a positive CAMP test only in GBS. Related toxins are found in Propionibacterium acnes and other bacterial species.) codes for MDIKKILYLSGSVASIALFSPVLTTVSADQVNGAQNTTAVTSINTQEKAQLTNRLTQESNQLSALKEEVKGTPNEKTVTTAINTVNGLETSLRANPETIYDLSSIGARVEALSDVVQAIVFSTNHLTNKVEQAHIDMGFAITKLLIRIADPFASVDSIKAQVEAVKQLEVAVLKYPDLKPTDRATLYTKAKLDKAIWSTRITRDQKVLNVKSFEVYNTLNKAITHAVGVQLNPSVTVAQVDQEIVTLQKALDTALQ; via the coding sequence ATGGATATTAAAAAAATACTTTATCTATCAGGTTCAGTTGCAAGTATAGCTTTATTTTCACCAGTTCTTACTACCGTAAGTGCAGATCAAGTTAATGGGGCACAAAATACAACTGCAGTAACTAGCATAAATACTCAAGAAAAAGCACAATTAACTAATCGGTTAACTCAAGAGAGTAATCAATTGAGTGCTTTGAAAGAAGAAGTTAAAGGAACACCTAATGAGAAAACCGTCACTACAGCTATTAATACTGTGAACGGTCTTGAAACATCCTTAAGAGCCAATCCTGAAACTATTTATGATTTAAGTTCAATTGGTGCCAGAGTTGAAGCACTTTCTGATGTTGTTCAAGCTATTGTCTTTTCAACAAATCATTTGACAAATAAAGTGGAACAAGCACATATTGATATGGGATTTGCCATTACCAAATTGCTTATTCGAATTGCTGATCCATTTGCTTCTGTAGATTCTATAAAAGCGCAAGTCGAAGCAGTAAAACAGTTGGAAGTAGCTGTTCTTAAATACCCAGATTTAAAACCAACTGACAGAGCAACTCTCTATACCAAAGCAAAACTAGATAAAGCTATCTGGAGCACACGAATTACCCGTGACCAGAAAGTTTTGAATGTTAAGAGCTTTGAAGTTTATAATACCTTGAATAAAGCTATTACTCATGCAGTTGGAGTGCAGCTAAATCCAAGCGTAACGGTTGCACAGGTTGATCAAGAAATTGTAACGCTACAAAAAGCTTTAGATACTGCTTTACAATAA
- a CDS encoding PTS mannitol-specific transporter subunit IIBC, translating into MEQKSSLKVKIQKLGTALSNMVMPNIGAFIAWGVLTALFIPTGWMPNKEFGAAVGPMITYLLPLLIGYTGGYVVHGQRGAVVGAIATFGAIAGSTVPMFIGAMAMGPLGGWVIKKFDETFQDKIRPGFEMLVNNFSAGLIGFGLLLLAFKIVGPFVAVFTTAVGHGVQTIIDMKLLPLANILIEPAKILFLNNALNHGIFTPLGAEQVAQTGKSILFLLEANPGPGLGILLAYLIFGKGAAKSSSWGALIIHFFGGIHEIYFPYVMMKPALFLAVIGGGVTGTFTNQLLGSGLGGPASPGSIIAIWGMVPKGDNYLYNLSSVLAGVFSAAIVSFLIASIILKADKTEDDESALVEAQAATKQAKAEAKGQVVTNAKETFTGDTIQQIIFACDAGMGSSAMGASILRDKVKKAGLTIPVTNKAISNLTDVTNTLVVTQQELAARAAQKTPRASHVSVDNFLATPKYDEIVAQLVKKPNPEALKPQTQPVTNQEVIDLHNIDEVVFAYGDAKGSATMGQATLEEIFKVRNISIPVTKVENHKLAAHNSSNILIITSIDNQAQVQQVAPAATLLAVDSLVTTNEYDKMVDRISK; encoded by the coding sequence ATGGAACAAAAATCTTCACTTAAAGTTAAAATTCAAAAGTTAGGTACAGCCCTATCGAATATGGTAATGCCTAACATAGGGGCATTTATTGCTTGGGGAGTTTTAACGGCACTTTTTATCCCCACCGGCTGGATGCCAAATAAAGAATTTGGTGCTGCAGTCGGACCAATGATCACCTATTTGTTGCCACTGCTAATTGGATACACTGGTGGTTATGTTGTTCATGGTCAACGTGGTGCAGTGGTCGGTGCCATTGCAACGTTTGGAGCTATTGCAGGCTCAACAGTACCAATGTTTATCGGTGCTATGGCTATGGGGCCTTTAGGTGGATGGGTTATCAAAAAATTTGATGAGACCTTCCAAGACAAAATTCGTCCAGGTTTTGAGATGTTGGTTAACAACTTTTCAGCAGGTTTAATTGGATTTGGGTTACTATTGCTGGCATTCAAAATTGTAGGACCATTTGTTGCTGTTTTCACAACTGCGGTGGGCCACGGTGTACAAACCATTATTGATATGAAGCTTTTGCCTTTAGCAAATATTCTTATTGAACCAGCTAAAATTTTATTCCTTAATAATGCACTTAACCATGGTATCTTTACACCACTTGGGGCAGAACAAGTTGCTCAAACTGGCAAATCAATTCTCTTCTTACTTGAAGCAAACCCTGGTCCAGGGCTTGGTATTTTATTAGCTTATTTAATATTTGGTAAAGGGGCAGCGAAATCATCTTCTTGGGGTGCTTTAATTATTCATTTCTTTGGTGGTATTCATGAAATTTACTTTCCATATGTAATGATGAAGCCAGCTTTATTCTTAGCTGTTATTGGTGGTGGTGTTACAGGTACATTTACTAACCAATTATTGGGTTCAGGTCTTGGAGGACCTGCATCACCAGGTTCTATCATCGCTATTTGGGGAATGGTACCAAAAGGTGATAATTACTTATATAACCTAAGCTCTGTATTAGCAGGTGTATTCTCAGCAGCGATTGTTTCCTTCTTAATTGCTTCGATTATATTAAAGGCAGATAAAACAGAAGATGACGAAAGTGCGTTAGTAGAAGCACAAGCGGCAACGAAGCAGGCAAAAGCAGAAGCAAAAGGTCAAGTTGTGACAAATGCAAAGGAAACCTTCACAGGTGATACTATTCAACAAATCATCTTTGCTTGTGATGCTGGTATGGGAAGTTCTGCTATGGGAGCTTCAATCCTTCGCGATAAGGTGAAAAAGGCTGGGCTAACAATCCCGGTAACCAATAAAGCTATCTCTAATTTAACTGATGTGACAAATACTTTGGTTGTGACTCAACAAGAACTTGCAGCTCGTGCAGCTCAAAAAACGCCACGTGCCAGCCATGTTTCAGTCGATAATTTCTTAGCTACGCCAAAATATGATGAGATAGTTGCACAGCTTGTAAAAAAGCCTAATCCAGAAGCTCTTAAGCCTCAAACGCAACCAGTCACAAATCAAGAAGTGATTGATTTACATAATATTGATGAAGTGGTCTTTGCCTACGGTGATGCTAAAGGTTCAGCGACTATGGGACAAGCTACTTTAGAAGAAATTTTCAAAGTTAGAAATATTAGCATTCCAGTGACAAAGGTTGAAAATCACAAACTAGCTGCCCACAACTCAAGCAATATTTTGATTATTACAAGTATTGATAATCAAGCACAGGTGCAACAAGTGGCGCCTGCTGCAACCTTACTTGCTGTTGACAGTTTGGTAACTACTAACGAATACGACAAAATGGTCGATAGAATCTCTAAATAA
- a CDS encoding amino acid ABC transporter permease → MSYILQVLPSLLDGAKVTLQVFFIVISLSIPLGALLAFLMKVPFKPLQWFLTLYVWIMRGTPLLLQLIFFYYVLPNVGLTFDRMPAAILAFTMNYAAYFAEIFRGGIEAIPKGQYEAAKVLRLSQLQTIRYIILPQVFKIVLPSVFNEVINLVKDSSLVYVLGVGDLLLASKTAANRDATLAPMFIAGMIYLLLIGLVTILSRHIEKKFNYYK, encoded by the coding sequence ATGTCATATATATTACAAGTTCTTCCCAGTTTACTGGATGGGGCTAAGGTTACCTTACAAGTGTTTTTCATTGTTATTAGTCTCTCCATTCCTTTAGGTGCTCTGTTGGCATTTTTGATGAAGGTCCCCTTTAAACCCTTGCAATGGTTTTTGACCCTCTACGTCTGGATAATGCGGGGCACACCTTTGCTTTTGCAATTGATCTTTTTCTATTATGTCTTGCCCAATGTGGGTCTTACCTTTGATAGGATGCCGGCAGCAATTTTAGCCTTTACTATGAACTATGCAGCTTACTTTGCTGAGATATTCCGTGGTGGTATTGAGGCAATTCCTAAAGGACAATATGAAGCTGCTAAAGTATTAAGGTTAAGTCAGTTGCAAACCATTCGCTACATTATTTTGCCACAAGTTTTTAAAATTGTACTACCAAGTGTTTTTAACGAAGTAATTAATCTAGTTAAAGATTCTTCCTTGGTTTATGTCTTAGGTGTAGGAGACTTGTTGCTGGCAAGTAAGACAGCAGCTAACCGTGATGCAACCCTCGCACCAATGTTTATTGCGGGGATGATATACCTTTTACTTATCGGATTAGTCACAATTTTATCACGTCATATCGAAAAGAAATTTAACTATTATAAATAA
- a CDS encoding amino acid ABC transporter ATP-binding protein, whose protein sequence is MLELKNISKQFGHKQIFDRFSLTVSDGQILSLVGPSGGGKTTLLRMLAGLEPIDSGEIIYDGETVPIDHLENRHLLGFVFQDFQLFPHLTVLDNLILSPTLTMGLNKKQAKVKAQEILERLGLKDHLIDYPFSLSGGQKQRVALARAMMINPQIIGYDEPTSALDPELRDEVAKLILQNRQMGITQIVVTHDLQFAETISDQIIRVNPK, encoded by the coding sequence ATGTTAGAACTTAAAAATATTTCCAAACAATTTGGCCATAAACAGATATTTGATCGTTTCAGTTTGACAGTTTCTGATGGCCAAATTCTTTCTTTGGTGGGACCTTCAGGTGGTGGTAAGACAACTCTTTTAAGAATGTTAGCTGGTCTGGAGCCTATTGATTCTGGGGAAATCATTTATGATGGTGAAACAGTTCCGATTGATCACTTAGAGAATCGTCATTTACTTGGTTTTGTTTTTCAAGATTTTCAACTTTTCCCACACTTAACGGTACTAGACAATTTGATTTTATCACCAACTCTCACTATGGGTTTAAACAAAAAGCAGGCAAAAGTTAAGGCTCAAGAAATCTTGGAGCGACTAGGCCTTAAGGATCATCTTATAGACTACCCCTTTTCCTTATCTGGAGGACAAAAGCAAAGGGTGGCATTAGCAAGAGCGATGATGATTAATCCTCAAATTATTGGTTACGATGAGCCTACTAGCGCTTTAGATCCAGAATTACGTGATGAAGTTGCTAAGTTAATCCTACAAAATCGTCAGATGGGAATTACGCAAATAGTTGTCACTCATGACCTTCAGTTTGCTGAAACAATCTCAGATCAGATTATAAGAGTTAATCCTAAATAA